In one Mucilaginibacter ginsenosidivorax genomic region, the following are encoded:
- the nagA gene encoding N-acetylglucosamine-6-phosphate deacetylase produces MNKQLKITNGRIITPQCIINGTILISQTKITAISQRDIDAPDALVIDAHGNYVSPGFIDIHVHGGGGHDFMDGNEEAFLEIARTHARYGTTAMVPTTLTAEKADLLKTLDLYASADVKNTMGAQFLGMHLEGPYFAMNQRGAQDPRYIRNPDEEEYKEIIAYSKAIKRWSAAPELPGAIKFAKYLQANGIMPALAHTDAIYEEVAVAFENGYTLATHLYSGMSGVSRRNAYRYAGVIEAAFLIDAMDVEVIADGIHLPAPLLKLVYKIKGPDRVALITDAMRAAGMPEGDSVLGNKDTGLKVIVEDGVAKLPDRSSFAGSVATCDRLVRTMMEMADVPLHEAIKMMTKNPATIMGVDDRKGTLVEGLDADIAIFDEQINIQATIVNGKLVFGG; encoded by the coding sequence ATGAACAAGCAATTAAAAATCACAAATGGCCGCATCATCACGCCCCAGTGCATCATTAACGGCACTATACTCATCAGCCAAACAAAAATAACGGCTATATCCCAACGCGATATCGACGCACCTGACGCCCTAGTAATTGATGCTCATGGCAATTATGTTTCGCCGGGATTTATTGATATTCATGTGCATGGCGGCGGTGGCCACGATTTTATGGACGGCAACGAGGAAGCTTTCCTGGAAATAGCCCGTACGCATGCCCGTTATGGCACCACAGCCATGGTGCCAACAACATTGACTGCCGAGAAGGCCGATCTGCTCAAAACGCTGGATCTGTATGCCAGTGCCGATGTTAAAAATACCATGGGGGCACAATTTTTAGGTATGCACCTGGAAGGGCCATACTTTGCCATGAACCAACGTGGCGCGCAAGACCCGCGCTATATTCGCAATCCCGATGAGGAGGAGTATAAAGAGATTATTGCTTACTCCAAAGCAATCAAACGCTGGAGCGCCGCGCCGGAATTGCCGGGTGCAATTAAGTTTGCCAAATACCTGCAGGCCAATGGTATTATGCCGGCTTTGGCCCATACCGATGCTATTTACGAGGAAGTTGCCGTAGCTTTTGAAAACGGTTACACGCTTGCAACACATTTATATTCTGGTATGTCGGGGGTATCCAGGCGCAATGCCTACCGTTACGCCGGGGTTATTGAAGCAGCTTTTTTGATTGATGCGATGGATGTAGAGGTTATTGCCGATGGTATTCATTTGCCAGCGCCCTTATTAAAACTGGTTTACAAAATTAAAGGCCCGGACAGGGTAGCGCTCATTACCGATGCCATGCGTGCGGCAGGTATGCCCGAGGGGGATAGCGTACTGGGCAATAAGGATACCGGTTTAAAAGTGATTGTAGAAGACGGCGTTGCCAAACTGCCCGACCGCAGTTCATTTGCCGGCAGTGTGGCCACCTGCGACAGGCTGGTACGTACGATGATGGAAATGGCCGATGTGCCGCTGCATGAAGCCATAAAAATGATGACTAAGAACCCTGCGACAATTATGGGAGTAGATGACCGTAAAGGCACTTTGGTTGAGGGCCTTGATGCAGACATCGCCATTTTTGACGAGCAGATAAATATCCAGGCAACCATCGTGAATGGGAAGCTGGTGTTTGGTGGGTAG
- a CDS encoding LacI family DNA-binding transcriptional regulator — translation MADTPKSDKIDMKTLAKVLNVSIATVSKALRDSHDIGPETKLKVIEAARKLNYVPNPYASSLRKKASNTIAIIIPEIADSFFSQAINGIESIVAIKKYHTLIYLTHDSYEREAYMFGELASGRVDGVIMSVASNTEDTSHIKTLQQAGVPVVFFDRVFNDLNSVKITTDDLNSAYVATNHLLDASCKNISLVTIKGYPSILSAREQGYKQALAERGVQPKESGVVTCSNKYNNENVEVIKEHLRLQKPDGIIATVEHLATSTYLACNELKLNIPRDVKVVCFTNQITAPILNPPLTTILQPAFDMGKKAAQLLFDHLAGKAVENNKEIVLPSTLVIRESSIMELLN, via the coding sequence ATGGCCGATACACCCAAAAGCGATAAAATAGATATGAAAACACTGGCCAAAGTGCTCAATGTATCTATTGCCACGGTATCAAAAGCCCTTAGAGATAGCCATGACATCGGTCCCGAAACAAAGCTGAAAGTAATTGAAGCCGCCCGCAAACTCAATTACGTACCCAACCCCTATGCGAGCAGTCTCCGTAAAAAAGCCAGCAACACCATCGCAATTATTATTCCTGAAATTGCCGATAGCTTTTTTAGCCAGGCCATCAACGGTATTGAAAGCATAGTAGCCATAAAAAAATACCATACGCTGATTTACCTAACCCATGACAGTTATGAGCGTGAAGCCTATATGTTTGGCGAACTTGCCAGCGGCCGGGTTGATGGGGTAATTATGTCGGTAGCCAGTAATACCGAAGATACCAGCCATATTAAAACCCTGCAACAGGCTGGTGTTCCTGTCGTATTTTTCGACCGGGTTTTTAATGATCTCAATTCGGTGAAAATAACAACCGACGACCTCAACAGCGCGTACGTTGCCACCAATCATTTGCTGGATGCCAGTTGTAAAAACATCTCGCTCGTTACAATCAAAGGTTACCCCTCCATCCTATCGGCCAGAGAACAAGGCTATAAACAAGCGCTGGCCGAACGAGGCGTCCAGCCGAAGGAATCGGGCGTTGTTACCTGTTCAAATAAGTATAATAACGAAAATGTTGAAGTAATAAAAGAACACCTCAGGCTTCAAAAGCCCGACGGTATTATTGCAACGGTTGAGCACCTGGCAACATCAACTTACCTGGCCTGCAATGAACTGAAGCTAAATATCCCCCGGGATGTTAAAGTAGTTTGCTTTACCAACCAGATAACCGCCCCCATCCTAAACCCGCCGCTCACAACCATTTTGCAGCCGGCCTTTGATATGGGCAAAAAAGCCGCGCAATTATTATTTGACCATTTGGCCGGCAAAGCGGTTGAAAACAATAAGGAAATAGTTTTACCCTCAACGCTGGTAATAAGGGAATCTTCAATTATGGAATTGTTGAATTAG